From Saccharothrix espanaensis DSM 44229, the proteins below share one genomic window:
- a CDS encoding PucR family transcriptional regulator: MSGSDGVVPELSRGTLRTLQRASGDLAAASVAEMEERLPWFRRMPADQRAGVLLLIQSGVAGFVSWLHDPQQAIRLTAEAFRSAPKDLSRWVSLRQTVELVRIALELFEQLLPKLADGDAERALLTEGVLRYGREIAFSAATSYAAAAEARGAWDARLEALVVDGIVRGDAEESLLSRATALGWDPAAEATVLVGNPPSDDPPAVIFEVRSRAARISRPVLLSVQGSRLVVVLGGETESGDALVRLADAFGAGAVVAGPSVSSLADAHRSASDALSGLRAVVGWPAAPRPVRSLDLLPERALAGDPEAEWQLVDRIARPLEESGGALLETVDAFLEVGGVLEACARRLFVHPNTVRYRLRRVTELTGRNANDPRDALVLRVALSVGRLARARGLW, translated from the coding sequence ATGAGCGGGTCTGACGGGGTGGTGCCGGAGTTGTCCCGGGGGACGTTGCGGACTTTGCAGCGGGCTTCCGGGGATCTGGCGGCGGCCAGTGTTGCCGAGATGGAGGAGCGGCTGCCCTGGTTCCGGCGGATGCCCGCCGATCAGCGGGCCGGGGTTTTGTTGCTCATCCAGAGTGGGGTGGCCGGGTTCGTTTCCTGGTTGCACGATCCCCAGCAGGCCATTCGGCTGACCGCCGAGGCGTTCCGGTCCGCGCCCAAGGATCTTTCCCGGTGGGTGAGTCTGCGGCAGACCGTCGAGTTGGTCCGGATCGCCCTGGAGTTGTTCGAGCAGTTGTTGCCGAAATTGGCCGACGGGGATGCCGAGCGGGCTTTGTTGACCGAGGGTGTGCTGCGCTACGGGCGGGAGATCGCTTTTTCCGCGGCTACGTCCTATGCGGCGGCGGCGGAGGCCCGGGGGGCTTGGGATGCCCGGCTCGAAGCCCTGGTGGTCGACGGGATCGTGCGTGGGGACGCCGAGGAGTCGTTGTTGTCCCGCGCCACGGCGTTGGGGTGGGACCCGGCCGCGGAGGCGACCGTCCTGGTCGGCAATCCGCCGTCCGACGACCCGCCGGCGGTCATCTTCGAGGTTCGCAGCCGGGCCGCCCGGATCTCCCGACCGGTGCTGTTGAGCGTGCAGGGCTCCCGGCTCGTGGTGGTGCTCGGCGGGGAGACCGAGTCCGGTGACGCGCTGGTGCGCCTGGCCGACGCGTTCGGGGCCGGGGCGGTGGTCGCCGGGCCGTCGGTGTCGAGTCTCGCGGACGCCCACCGCAGCGCCAGTGACGCGCTGTCCGGGCTGCGTGCCGTCGTCGGGTGGCCCGCCGCCCCCCGACCGGTCCGGTCCTTGGACCTGCTGCCGGAACGGGCGTTGGCGGGCGACCCGGAGGCGGAGTGGCAGCTGGTCGACCGGATCGCCCGCCCCCTGGAGGAGTCGGGCGGGGCGCTGCTGGAGACCGTGGACGCCTTCCTGGAGGTGGGGGGTGTGCTGGAGGCCTGCGCGCGGCGCCTGTTCGTGCACCCGAACACGGTTCGTTACCGGCTTCGCCGGGTGACCGAGCTCACCGGGAGGAACGCCAACGACCCCCGTGACGCTCTGGTGCTCCGCGTGGCCCTGTCCGTGGGACGCCTGGCGCGGGCTCGCGGGTTGTGGTGA
- a CDS encoding alpha/beta fold hydrolase, producing MRRHVSAGLVLITALSVQLPASANTAANTAANTAANTAANTAATTTADTAATTTADAPDLTPFTTQQLTWTPCETVLQCADVVLPLDYKNPATDRITVRISRRQATDRAARRGILVLNPGGPGGSGLTMPSFLAQSAPAAVYDLIGFDPRGVGASTALNCRTSPEFATPDTRPSDADFPKWAAEARAAEDSCQRSGGAIRPHINTANTARDLDVIRAVLGEEKLSYLGYSYGTYLGAVYGSLFPSRLDRSVLDSAVHPDWVWRGQFRAQAIAMRRNVDQWAEWVAARDRRYSLGKSGSDVMATVERIAARLAANPTPSDTRTTFDAAIGVGTRYRPLWAELADAVNDLKDPAPPTDGALSPAGTSPLSLMARAAQDELVSGVFNTVVCEVDWPTEIDTYYEDMRIFRDRYPYGYGVVRAAPTTCTYRSFTPPEPPVRLHRDGYPIGVVVQAEGDTQTQYESGPAMASRLGHSLITVKDEGKHGVYGSSNKCVNTAVNRYLVDGILPGSSSECPGSPRPDETKPGTSGVATVQSFLDERGLLAWTKPGAPRPPRPRP from the coding sequence GTGCGCAGGCACGTGTCAGCCGGCTTGGTCCTAATCACCGCACTGTCCGTCCAACTCCCCGCATCCGCCAACACCGCCGCCAACACCGCCGCCAACACCGCCGCCAACACCGCCGCCAACACCGCCGCTACCACCACCGCCGACACCGCCGCTACCACCACCGCCGACGCGCCCGACCTGACACCGTTCACCACCCAGCAACTGACCTGGACCCCCTGCGAGACCGTCCTCCAATGCGCCGACGTGGTCCTCCCGCTCGACTACAAGAACCCCGCCACCGACCGCATCACCGTGCGCATCAGCCGCCGGCAGGCCACCGACCGGGCCGCCCGGCGCGGCATCCTCGTGCTCAACCCCGGTGGTCCGGGTGGTTCCGGGCTCACGATGCCGTCGTTCCTGGCCCAGTCCGCACCCGCCGCCGTCTACGACCTGATCGGGTTCGACCCGCGCGGTGTCGGTGCGTCGACCGCTCTCAACTGCCGCACGTCACCGGAGTTCGCGACGCCCGACACCCGGCCTTCCGACGCCGACTTCCCGAAGTGGGCCGCCGAGGCGCGGGCCGCGGAGGACTCGTGCCAACGGTCGGGCGGCGCGATCCGGCCGCACATCAACACCGCCAACACCGCGCGCGACCTGGACGTCATCCGCGCGGTCCTGGGGGAGGAGAAGCTCAGCTACCTGGGCTACTCGTACGGCACCTACCTCGGCGCGGTCTACGGCAGCCTGTTCCCGAGCCGGCTGGACCGCAGCGTCCTGGACTCCGCCGTCCACCCCGACTGGGTGTGGCGCGGCCAGTTCCGCGCCCAGGCGATCGCCATGCGCCGCAACGTCGACCAGTGGGCCGAGTGGGTCGCCGCCCGCGACCGCCGGTACTCCCTGGGCAAGTCCGGCTCCGACGTGATGGCCACCGTCGAACGGATCGCCGCCCGGCTGGCCGCCAACCCGACCCCCAGCGACACCCGCACCACCTTCGACGCCGCGATCGGCGTCGGCACGCGCTACCGCCCGCTGTGGGCCGAGCTCGCCGACGCCGTCAACGACCTCAAGGACCCCGCCCCGCCCACCGACGGCGCGCTTTCCCCCGCCGGCACCTCGCCCCTCTCCCTGATGGCGCGTGCCGCACAGGACGAACTGGTCTCCGGCGTGTTCAACACCGTCGTCTGCGAGGTCGACTGGCCGACCGAGATCGACACCTACTACGAGGACATGCGGATCTTCCGCGACCGTTACCCGTACGGGTACGGGGTGGTCCGCGCGGCACCCACGACGTGCACGTACCGTTCCTTCACCCCGCCCGAGCCGCCCGTCCGGCTCCACCGCGACGGGTACCCGATCGGGGTGGTGGTGCAGGCGGAGGGTGACACGCAGACCCAGTACGAGAGCGGTCCGGCGATGGCGTCCCGGCTGGGCCACAGCCTGATCACCGTCAAGGACGAGGGCAAGCACGGCGTCTACGGCAGCAGCAACAAGTGCGTCAACACCGCCGTGAACCGCTACCTGGTGGACGGCATCCTCCCGGGCAGCAGTTCCGAGTGCCCCGGCTCGCCCCGTCCCGACGAAACCAAGCCCGGCACGTCCGGGGTCGCCACCGTCCAGTCCTTTCTGGACGAACGCGGCCTGCTCGCGTGGACCAAACCAGGCGCGCCCCGCCCGCCGCGCCCCCGCCCCTGA
- a CDS encoding ACP S-malonyltransferase — MIALLAPGQGSQTPGMFTPWLDVEGAAERVAAWSEATGLDLLRLGTTAEADEIKDTAVTQPLVVALALLAFEELRRRVPLPVDTVVGGHSVGELAAAAIAGVLSTDDAVALAAVRGAEMAAACALAPTGMAAVLGGEQDVVLARLDELGLVGANRNGAGQIVAAGSLDALDKLVENPPERAKIRKLQVAGAFHTEYMAPAEEALRARAATIAVADPALPLLSNADGAVVTSGPDVLNRLISQVTRPVRWDSCQATLGARAVTAVAELPPAGTLTGLAKRELKGTPTLAVKTPDQLDALVELLEASA, encoded by the coding sequence GTGATCGCGCTCCTCGCCCCCGGACAGGGGTCCCAGACGCCCGGCATGTTCACCCCCTGGCTCGACGTCGAGGGGGCCGCCGAGCGTGTCGCGGCCTGGTCCGAGGCGACCGGACTGGACCTGCTGCGGCTGGGCACCACCGCGGAGGCCGACGAGATCAAGGACACCGCCGTCACCCAGCCGCTGGTCGTGGCGCTGGCACTGCTCGCGTTCGAGGAGCTGCGCCGCCGGGTTCCGCTTCCCGTCGACACGGTGGTGGGCGGGCACTCCGTCGGCGAGCTCGCGGCCGCGGCCATCGCCGGCGTGCTGAGCACCGACGACGCCGTGGCGCTGGCCGCCGTGCGGGGGGCCGAGATGGCCGCCGCCTGCGCGCTCGCGCCGACCGGCATGGCCGCCGTGCTCGGCGGCGAGCAGGACGTGGTGCTGGCCCGGCTCGACGAGCTGGGCCTGGTCGGCGCGAACCGCAACGGCGCGGGGCAGATCGTGGCCGCCGGGTCGCTGGACGCGCTGGACAAGCTGGTCGAGAACCCCCCGGAGCGGGCGAAGATCCGCAAGCTCCAGGTCGCGGGTGCGTTCCACACCGAGTACATGGCACCCGCCGAGGAGGCGCTGCGCGCCCGTGCCGCCACGATCGCGGTGGCCGACCCGGCGCTGCCGCTGCTCTCCAACGCCGACGGCGCCGTGGTGACCTCCGGCCCCGACGTGCTGAACCGACTCATCTCCCAGGTGACCCGCCCCGTGCGGTGGGACTCCTGCCAGGCGACGCTGGGCGCGCGCGCCGTGACCGCGGTGGCCGAACTGCCGCCCGCGGGCACGTTGACCGGCCTGGCGAAGCGCGAACTGAAGGGCACCCCCACGTTGGCAGTGAAGACCCCGGACCAGCTCGACGCGCTCGTGGAGCTGCTGGAGGCGTCCGCATGA
- a CDS encoding beta-ketoacyl-ACP synthase III, translated as MTSLTARTGPAGTRILGLGSYQPETIVSNDDLAQTMDTSDEWIRDRVGIANRRFAKPDELLVDMTVAAGAKAIADAGLEPADIEAVLVATCTMPSMIPNAAAQVAYRLGVPAGAAFDLNAACAGFCYGLATASDLVRAGTAKHVLVIGAEKLTDWVNPVDRSTAIIFGDGAGAAVVGPSDEPGIGPVAWGSAGEHSEMIQVPDRHSFIFQEGQSVFRWATTQIAPIALRAVELAGIEVSEVDVFVPHQANLRIIEAIAKRLRAKGAREDLVVARDIVDSGNTSSASIPLALDHMRAAGEVRSGDVALLVGFGAGLSYAGQVVRLP; from the coding sequence ATGACCTCCCTCACCGCCCGCACCGGGCCCGCCGGCACCCGCATCCTGGGGCTGGGCAGCTACCAGCCCGAGACCATCGTCAGCAACGACGACCTCGCGCAGACCATGGACACCTCCGACGAGTGGATCCGGGACCGCGTCGGGATCGCCAACCGGCGGTTCGCCAAGCCCGACGAGCTCCTGGTCGACATGACGGTCGCGGCCGGGGCGAAGGCCATCGCGGACGCGGGCCTCGAACCCGCCGACATCGAGGCGGTGCTGGTCGCGACCTGCACCATGCCGTCGATGATCCCGAACGCGGCGGCGCAGGTCGCCTACCGGCTCGGCGTGCCGGCCGGTGCCGCGTTCGACCTCAACGCCGCGTGCGCGGGCTTCTGCTACGGCCTGGCCACGGCCTCCGACCTGGTCCGCGCCGGCACCGCGAAGCACGTGCTGGTGATCGGCGCGGAGAAGCTCACCGACTGGGTGAACCCGGTCGACCGGTCCACCGCGATCATCTTCGGCGACGGGGCGGGCGCGGCGGTCGTCGGGCCGTCCGACGAACCCGGCATCGGGCCGGTCGCGTGGGGCAGCGCCGGTGAGCACTCGGAGATGATCCAGGTGCCCGACCGGCACTCGTTCATCTTCCAGGAGGGCCAGTCGGTCTTCCGCTGGGCCACCACGCAGATCGCGCCGATCGCCCTGCGGGCCGTGGAGCTGGCCGGCATCGAGGTGTCCGAAGTGGACGTCTTCGTGCCGCACCAGGCGAACCTGCGGATCATCGAGGCCATCGCGAAGCGGTTGCGCGCCAAGGGTGCGCGTGAAGACCTCGTGGTCGCACGTGACATCGTGGACTCCGGCAACACCTCCTCCGCCTCCATCCCGCTCGCGCTGGACCACATGCGCGCGGCGGGCGAGGTGCGCAGCGGGGACGTCGCCCTGCTCGTCGGCTTCGGAGCCGGCCTGTCCTACGCGGGACAGGTCGTCCGACTGCCGTGA
- a CDS encoding beta-ketoacyl-[acyl-carrier-protein] synthase family protein, which produces MTTVNDVVVTGLGATTPLGGDVASTWDALLAGRSGVKPLVTDWVERFELPVRIAARLAVEPTEILPRVEARRLDRCEQVAVVAARQAWADSGLGDDGVEPERLGVVVGTGIGGAMTLLDQDDLIEASGLRKVSPLTVPMLMPNGPAAHVGLDLKARAGVHAPVSACASGAEALAWAWRMLRAGEADVVVAGGAEACITTITMAGFIQARTMSTRNDEPERASRPFDVNRDGFVLGEGAGILVLERGDFARARGARVYGTLAGIGTSSDGHHITAADPEGLGQSRAIATALRNAGVDASDVGHVNCHATSTQVGDVIEPLAVRRAIGDHPVLTAPKGNHGHLLGASGAVEAITTLLSVRDGVVPPTLNLENQDPKVQLEVVTGEPRKIDLVAAVNNSFGFGGHNVSLVFTNG; this is translated from the coding sequence ATGACCACTGTCAACGACGTCGTCGTCACCGGGCTGGGTGCCACCACCCCGCTCGGTGGCGACGTCGCCTCCACCTGGGATGCTCTGCTCGCCGGCCGCAGTGGCGTGAAGCCGCTGGTGACGGACTGGGTGGAGCGGTTCGAGCTGCCCGTGCGGATCGCCGCGCGGCTGGCGGTCGAACCGACCGAGATCCTGCCGCGCGTCGAGGCGCGCCGACTGGACCGCTGCGAGCAGGTCGCGGTGGTCGCCGCCCGCCAGGCGTGGGCGGACTCCGGGCTCGGTGACGACGGGGTCGAGCCCGAGCGGCTCGGCGTGGTCGTCGGCACCGGCATCGGCGGCGCGATGACGCTGCTGGACCAGGACGACCTGATCGAGGCCTCGGGGCTGCGCAAGGTGTCCCCGCTGACCGTGCCCATGCTCATGCCCAACGGCCCGGCCGCGCACGTCGGCCTGGACCTGAAGGCGCGGGCCGGGGTGCACGCCCCGGTCTCGGCGTGCGCGTCCGGCGCCGAGGCCCTGGCCTGGGCGTGGCGGATGCTGCGCGCCGGCGAGGCCGACGTGGTCGTGGCGGGCGGCGCGGAGGCGTGCATCACCACGATCACCATGGCGGGCTTCATCCAGGCCCGGACCATGAGCACCCGCAACGACGAGCCCGAGCGGGCCTCCCGCCCGTTCGACGTCAACCGGGACGGCTTCGTGCTCGGCGAGGGCGCCGGGATCCTGGTGCTGGAGCGCGGCGACTTCGCCCGCGCCCGCGGTGCCCGGGTCTACGGCACGCTCGCGGGCATCGGCACCAGCTCCGACGGCCACCACATCACGGCGGCCGACCCGGAGGGCCTGGGCCAGTCGCGGGCGATCGCGACGGCGCTGCGCAACGCGGGTGTCGACGCGTCCGACGTGGGCCACGTCAACTGCCACGCCACGTCCACCCAGGTGGGCGACGTGATCGAGCCGCTGGCCGTGCGCCGGGCGATCGGCGACCACCCGGTGCTGACCGCGCCGAAGGGCAACCACGGTCACCTGCTCGGCGCGTCCGGCGCGGTGGAGGCGATCACCACGCTGCTCTCGGTGCGCGACGGCGTCGTGCCGCCGACGCTGAACCTGGAGAACCAGGACCCGAAGGTGCAGTTGGAGGTGGTCACCGGCGAACCGCGCAAGATCGACCTGGTCGCGGCGGTGAACAACTCGTTCGGGTTCGGCGGGCACAACGTGTCCCTGGTCTTCACCAACGGCTGA
- a CDS encoding ABC transporter substrate-binding protein — translation MVVGVVVAACAAPVVDPVRNGQGRITFVDSQDLSNRQIKLRVDQWNAQAGRHQQVTYLPLPSPTDAYRAQLMARAQDLVGARGDVQAQCYDVMTLDVVWTAEFAESGYLAPLTPDEFGMDRYLSAAVASTVDERGRLWAVPWRADVGVLYYRSDVLSGKGLGWPTTWPELERMAERLGPEHGLAGYVGQLDRYEGLTVNALEAIWAHGGDADVRWDSPEVRAGIGTLVRGVEEGWIPPEALTYKESDSLKEFMEGRALFLRNWPYARVLLESSPLKGRFKMAALPGPGALGGWNVAVSRCSKHQATARKFIRFLTDEDSQRALLEQAGYPPTLRALYREPELNARLPHLGVLRTAVENARNRPRSAHYDEVTRVVQGAVHASLRNPGSLEAELRQLAADVTRAKSGR, via the coding sequence GTGGTGGTCGGGGTTGTGGTGGCGGCGTGTGCCGCGCCGGTGGTGGACCCGGTGCGCAACGGCCAAGGGCGGATCACGTTCGTGGACAGCCAGGACCTGTCGAACCGGCAGATCAAGCTGCGGGTGGACCAGTGGAACGCCCAGGCCGGCCGACACCAACAGGTGACCTACCTGCCGTTGCCGTCGCCCACGGACGCCTACCGGGCCCAGCTGATGGCCCGCGCGCAAGACCTCGTCGGCGCACGGGGTGACGTGCAGGCGCAGTGCTACGACGTGATGACGCTGGACGTGGTGTGGACGGCGGAGTTCGCCGAATCGGGTTACCTGGCCCCGCTGACGCCCGACGAGTTCGGGATGGACCGGTACCTGTCGGCGGCCGTGGCCTCGACGGTGGACGAGCGCGGTCGGCTGTGGGCGGTGCCGTGGCGGGCCGACGTCGGAGTGCTCTACTACCGGTCCGACGTGCTGTCCGGCAAGGGCCTCGGATGGCCGACGACGTGGCCGGAGCTGGAGCGGATGGCCGAGCGGTTGGGCCCGGAGCACGGGCTGGCCGGGTACGTCGGGCAGCTCGACCGGTACGAGGGGCTGACGGTGAACGCCCTGGAAGCGATATGGGCGCACGGGGGCGACGCCGACGTGCGCTGGGACTCGCCGGAGGTGCGGGCCGGGATCGGCACGCTGGTCCGGGGCGTCGAGGAGGGGTGGATCCCACCGGAGGCGCTGACCTACAAGGAGTCCGACAGCCTCAAGGAGTTCATGGAGGGCCGGGCGCTGTTCCTGCGCAACTGGCCGTACGCGCGGGTGCTGCTGGAGTCGTCGCCGCTCAAGGGCAGGTTCAAGATGGCGGCGCTGCCCGGACCGGGCGCGCTGGGCGGGTGGAACGTCGCGGTGTCGCGGTGCTCGAAGCACCAGGCCACGGCGCGGAAGTTCATCCGGTTCCTGACCGACGAGGACAGCCAGCGGGCACTGCTGGAGCAGGCCGGGTACCCGCCGACGTTGCGCGCGCTGTACCGGGAACCGGAGCTGAACGCGCGCCTGCCGCACCTGGGCGTGCTCCGCACAGCGGTCGAGAACGCCCGCAACCGGCCGCGGTCGGCGCACTACGACGAGGTGACGCGGGTGGTGCAGGGGGCGGTGCACGCCAGTCTGCGCAACCCGGGCTCGCTGGAGGCGGAGCTGAGACAGCTCGCGGCCGACGTCACCCGCGCGAAGAGCGGCCGCTGA
- a CDS encoding phytase, protein MAQTRAFVDDGAGVPANADADDPAIWVHPRVAERSVVLGALKEGGLAAFDLKGRTLGLYPAPAAPTPDAKPGRFNNVDVLSKVLVGGRARDLAFVSDRGRDRIRVYEVDGRGSAAGASVVRDVTDPAARPVFSASEAEVDEQHTAYGLASGFVGRTPVVVTNRRSETRVALLHVVPAAGGSVGTRVVSTVDLPRQFTLPDGTTWTPCGEPGEGPQPEGMVVDSAHGVLYAAQEDVGIWRIPLQADGFGPPVLIDRVRSYGVPQTYDPETEECSVSGIDPGYGGRHLTADAEGLTVGDGYLLASSQGDSRFVAYERTGRNRYAGTFTVGAGRGNDSVEHSDGAQVVTADLGGEFRRGLLVVHDGERRPASGDLPTTGFSYVSWGDVLKTVD, encoded by the coding sequence GTGGCGCAGACCCGTGCGTTCGTGGACGACGGAGCGGGCGTGCCCGCGAACGCGGACGCGGACGACCCGGCCATCTGGGTGCACCCGCGCGTCGCCGAGCGCAGCGTGGTGCTCGGGGCGTTGAAGGAGGGCGGGCTGGCCGCGTTCGACCTGAAGGGGCGCACGCTCGGCCTCTACCCGGCACCCGCCGCACCGACGCCGGACGCCAAGCCCGGCCGGTTCAACAACGTGGACGTGCTGAGCAAGGTCCTGGTCGGCGGACGGGCCCGTGACCTGGCGTTCGTCAGCGACCGGGGTCGGGACCGGATCCGGGTGTACGAAGTGGACGGTCGCGGGTCGGCGGCCGGTGCCTCCGTGGTGCGGGACGTGACGGACCCGGCGGCGCGCCCGGTGTTCTCCGCGTCCGAGGCGGAGGTGGACGAGCAGCACACGGCGTACGGGCTGGCGTCCGGGTTCGTCGGGCGCACGCCGGTCGTGGTGACGAACCGGCGCAGCGAGACCCGGGTCGCGCTGCTGCACGTTGTCCCGGCGGCGGGCGGGTCGGTCGGCACGCGCGTCGTGTCCACTGTGGACCTGCCCCGGCAGTTTACGCTGCCGGACGGGACGACGTGGACGCCGTGCGGCGAGCCGGGCGAGGGACCACAGCCGGAGGGCATGGTCGTGGACTCCGCGCACGGCGTGCTGTACGCGGCGCAGGAGGACGTCGGCATCTGGCGGATCCCGTTGCAGGCCGACGGTTTCGGGCCACCGGTGCTGATCGACCGGGTGCGGTCCTACGGCGTGCCGCAGACGTACGACCCGGAAACCGAGGAGTGCTCGGTGTCCGGGATCGACCCTGGGTACGGCGGACGACACCTGACCGCCGACGCCGAGGGGCTGACCGTGGGCGACGGGTACCTGCTGGCGTCCAGCCAAGGTGACTCGCGGTTCGTGGCCTACGAGCGGACCGGGCGCAACCGGTACGCGGGGACGTTCACGGTGGGCGCCGGGCGGGGCAACGACTCCGTGGAGCACTCGGACGGGGCGCAGGTCGTGACGGCCGACCTGGGCGGCGAGTTCCGGCGCGGACTGCTGGTCGTGCACGACGGCGAACGACGACCGGCGTCCGGGGACCTGCCCACCACCGGGTTCTCCTACGTGAGCTGGGGTGACGTGCTGAAGACCGTGGACTGA
- the pnuC gene encoding nicotinamide riboside transporter PnuC yields the protein MRALMDHGFTMFGQFVSYAEFIGQVFALVVVYLAQRRTLWTWPVQLVSVTLLFVVYMSAHLGGTAARQVVIALITVYGWWAWTRRRDPVFGVVVRKGTLWERLAVVAVFVVGTTGFALALTALDASRAPWPDAAIFVGTVLAFALQGLGLVEFWLVWLVVDAIGVPLQLDAGLYFSAAVYSVFAVLVVRGWIDWNREAKRAALAATR from the coding sequence ATGCGGGCCCTGATGGACCACGGCTTCACCATGTTCGGCCAGTTCGTGTCTTACGCCGAGTTCATCGGTCAGGTGTTCGCGCTGGTCGTGGTGTACCTGGCGCAACGCCGGACGCTCTGGACGTGGCCCGTGCAGCTCGTCTCCGTCACGCTGCTCTTCGTCGTCTACATGTCCGCCCACCTCGGCGGCACCGCCGCGCGGCAGGTCGTGATCGCGCTGATCACCGTGTACGGCTGGTGGGCGTGGACCCGGCGGCGCGACCCGGTGTTCGGCGTGGTCGTCCGCAAGGGCACGCTCTGGGAGCGGCTGGCCGTGGTGGCGGTCTTCGTCGTCGGCACGACGGGGTTCGCGCTGGCGCTGACGGCGCTGGACGCCTCGCGCGCCCCGTGGCCGGACGCGGCGATCTTCGTCGGCACCGTCCTGGCGTTCGCCCTCCAGGGTCTTGGCCTGGTGGAGTTCTGGCTGGTCTGGCTCGTGGTGGACGCGATCGGCGTCCCGCTGCAACTCGACGCCGGCCTGTACTTCAGCGCCGCCGTCTACTCGGTGTTCGCCGTCCTCGTGGTCCGCGGCTGGATCGACTGGAACCGCGAAGCCAAACGAGCCGCCCTCGCCGCAACCCGCTGA
- a CDS encoding mechanosensitive ion channel family protein, translated as MGSQITDGLGQAWAMIATFVPKLLGFLLVLFVGWLIAKALAKGVGFLLKRVGFDRLVEKSGLGGAMAQSPIDASGLIVKIVYYFVLLIALQLAFGVFGTGNAVSALLNDVIAYLPRIVVAMVLVLVAAAIGKALRGLVTGALGNRPYTKALGGITYGFIVALGVIAALNQLGIAVSVTMPVLITVLATVAGVIVIGVGGGLVRPMQQRWEGWLQRMQQETAGHAPAPRQSQDPVAPPRPTASATARPTSRQGPVDPPTPPAGIQMPQTDR; from the coding sequence GTGGGCTCCCAGATCACCGATGGGCTCGGGCAGGCGTGGGCGATGATCGCCACGTTCGTACCGAAGCTCCTCGGCTTCCTGCTGGTGCTGTTCGTGGGCTGGCTCATCGCGAAGGCGCTCGCCAAGGGAGTCGGGTTCCTGTTGAAGCGGGTGGGCTTCGACCGCCTGGTGGAGAAGTCGGGCCTGGGCGGCGCCATGGCCCAGTCGCCGATCGACGCGTCCGGCCTGATCGTCAAGATCGTCTACTACTTCGTGCTGCTGATCGCGCTGCAGCTCGCGTTCGGCGTGTTCGGCACCGGCAACGCGGTGAGCGCCCTGCTCAACGACGTGATCGCGTACCTGCCGCGGATCGTCGTGGCGATGGTGCTCGTGCTGGTCGCCGCGGCGATCGGCAAGGCGCTGCGCGGCCTGGTCACCGGCGCGCTCGGCAACCGGCCGTACACCAAGGCGCTCGGCGGCATCACCTACGGCTTCATCGTCGCGCTCGGCGTGATCGCCGCGCTGAACCAGCTCGGCATCGCCGTCTCGGTCACCATGCCGGTGCTGATCACCGTGCTGGCCACGGTGGCCGGCGTCATCGTGATCGGTGTCGGCGGCGGCCTGGTGCGGCCGATGCAGCAGCGGTGGGAGGGCTGGCTCCAGCGGATGCAGCAGGAGACGGCCGGCCACGCCCCCGCGCCGCGCCAGTCGCAGGACCCGGTGGCACCGCCCCGTCCGACGGCCTCCGCGACGGCCCGGCCGACCTCCCGCCAGGGCCCGGTCGACCCGCCGACCCCGCCCGCCGGCATCCAGATGCCGCAGACGGACCGCTGA
- a CDS encoding acyl carrier protein — MSNEDIQKGLADIVEEVAGVEAADVTVDKSFVDDLDIDSLSMVEIAVQAEDKFGVKIPDDELANLKTVGDAVNYIASNA, encoded by the coding sequence GTGAGCAACGAGGACATCCAGAAGGGGCTCGCCGACATCGTCGAGGAGGTCGCCGGTGTCGAGGCGGCCGACGTGACGGTGGACAAGTCCTTTGTGGACGACCTGGACATCGACTCGCTGTCCATGGTGGAGATCGCCGTGCAGGCCGAGGACAAGTTCGGCGTGAAGATCCCGGACGACGAGCTGGCCAACCTCAAGACCGTGGGCGATGCGGTGAACTACATCGCCAGCAACGCATGA